GCGCGACAGGCTGCAATCAGGTATAATTGTTTTGGGTAGCCACTCGGGAAACCGGGTAAATCTGGTTGCCGCCGTAACAAGGGATTTATTGCCCCTTGGTTTGCATGCGGGTAAGCTTGTCAAGGAATTAGCCACCATTATAGACGGCGGAGGAGGGGGAAAACCAGAAATGGCGCAGGCCGGCGGGAAAGATCCTGCGCGGCTTCAGGAAGCGTTGGAGAGGGTTTCTATAATTATTCCAAAGCAATTGAATATAACATAAAAAGCATATAACATAAAAGCATAAAGGTAATTAATTGGGGAGGCGTAAAAGACATGGCCGAAAATTTTTCTGAGCACACAGTAATGTTTAACAAGGCCAAAGTCGAAAAAAACAAGGCGAGGGAAATACTGTTCAAGGTATGCGAATCACTGAAAGAAAAAGGATATAACCCTATAAATCAGCTTGTGGGTTACCTGATTTCCGGTGATCCGGCATATATTACCGGTTATAATAATGCCAGGAACCTGATCCGCCAGCTGGAGAGGGACGAACTGCTGGAAGAACTTGTCAGGAATTACCTGGAGCTATAGTGAAAGGATTGCCGTCTTGGAGTATCGCAGTTTAGGAAACACCGGTATCCTGGTTTCCAGATTATGCTTTGGCGCATTGACGATAGGACCTTTTCAGGCGAACCTTGAAATTGAGCAGGGCGCCCGGGTAATCCGTCATGCGCTTGAATCAGGCGTAAACTTCATTGACACTGCTCAGTTGTACGCAACTTATCCTTATATCAGAAAAGCTATTGAGGGTATAAAAAATAAGGTCGTCATAGCTACAAAATCATACGCCTATACAGCTAAGGACATGCGCAGCAGTCTTGAGGAAGCTCTCCGTTCAATCAACCGGGATTATATTGATATTTTTTTATTGCATGAGCAGGAATCAATTTTAACCATGAAAGGCCACTGGGAGGCCGTTGAATATCTTATAAAAGCCAAAAACGAAGGGCTTGTAAGGGCAATAGGCATATCCACACATTCGGTTGAAGCGGTCAAGGCCGCTTTTTTGATTCCGGAGTTCGAAATTATTCACCCTTTGATAAATATTTCGGGTATAGGAATTAAAGACGGAACGCGGGAGGAAATGCTGGCTGCCATTCAAGAGTCGGCATCGTACGGCAAAGGGCTGTACGGGA
This is a stretch of genomic DNA from Desulfotomaculum sp.. It encodes these proteins:
- a CDS encoding IreB family regulatory phosphoprotein, with the translated sequence MAENFSEHTVMFNKAKVEKNKAREILFKVCESLKEKGYNPINQLVGYLISGDPAYITGYNNARNLIRQLERDELLEELVRNYLEL
- a CDS encoding aldo/keto reductase, with protein sequence MEYRSLGNTGILVSRLCFGALTIGPFQANLEIEQGARVIRHALESGVNFIDTAQLYATYPYIRKAIEGIKNKVVIATKSYAYTAKDMRSSLEEALRSINRDYIDIFLLHEQESILTMKGHWEAVEYLIKAKNEGLVRAIGISTHSVEAVKAAFLIPEFEIIHPLINISGIGIKDGTREEMLAAIQESASYGKGLYGMKALGGGNLLDQVDQALNFVISIPQLASIAMGMSSVWEVDFNVSYFSGREIRKELRERVSRQKRRLLIESWCTGCGQCIQKCDLGAIKLVENRPVVNQEICRLCGYCGSVCPDLCIRVV